A genome region from Mesorhizobium sp. B2-1-8 includes the following:
- a CDS encoding TadE/TadG family type IV pilus assembly protein → MRNYGGLVHAVGGFARDRGGNFAVLFGFAASVLALVAGFSVNVAQLYNARSSLQGVVDAAVTSTARDLTTGATKEADADKSVQAFLDANATAGILHAGQIVLDKLIVDRTAKTVQADAHVDVGLYFPLFSTGDMQRVGASTTALYSDKQIEVAMMLDITGSMAKRGNVNKIGDLIAAARNAVQTMLENQDPKNPRVRVAIVPYASGVNAGKLAENVYAEKQGSSELPPVAGSSLLVAKTGKNLLPSFSDYISIVGAAMPRPDNCATERKNKNGDADLSADGPDTVRTDRNGKKYYALVNRDDHLSGEGMNRCPDAQVIPLTADSDALLDSIDDFRAGGFTAGAIAIQWTYYMLSPQWRAAIKNAGLGNGASNADPKKIAKVAILMTDGQFNTAFAGAAGSYNGQGNLARGNAETLCDNMKNDGIEIFTIGFDLNDKDMSATERDQAKAVLKDCSSKDASATERHYFEVSTGAELDGAFQEIIRNTEKVILTQ, encoded by the coding sequence ATGCGGAATTACGGGGGTCTTGTTCACGCGGTCGGCGGGTTCGCCAGAGATCGCGGTGGAAATTTCGCGGTCCTGTTCGGCTTTGCTGCCTCGGTCTTGGCGCTGGTCGCGGGCTTTTCGGTCAATGTCGCGCAGCTCTACAATGCCAGATCGAGCCTGCAGGGCGTGGTCGATGCGGCGGTGACATCGACGGCGCGTGACCTGACCACCGGCGCCACCAAGGAAGCCGACGCCGACAAATCCGTGCAGGCCTTTCTCGACGCCAACGCTACCGCCGGAATTCTGCACGCCGGCCAGATCGTGCTCGACAAGCTGATCGTCGACAGGACCGCCAAAACGGTCCAGGCGGATGCCCATGTCGATGTCGGCCTCTATTTCCCGTTGTTCAGCACCGGTGACATGCAGCGCGTCGGTGCTTCCACCACAGCGCTCTATTCCGACAAGCAGATAGAGGTGGCCATGATGCTCGACATAACGGGATCGATGGCCAAGCGGGGCAACGTCAACAAGATCGGCGACCTGATAGCCGCCGCGCGAAATGCAGTCCAGACGATGCTCGAGAACCAGGACCCGAAGAACCCCCGCGTCCGTGTCGCGATTGTGCCTTATGCATCTGGCGTGAACGCCGGCAAACTGGCCGAAAACGTCTATGCCGAAAAGCAAGGGAGTTCCGAGCTGCCACCCGTCGCCGGCAGTTCGCTTCTCGTTGCCAAGACGGGCAAAAATCTGCTGCCGTCCTTCAGCGACTACATCTCCATTGTTGGTGCGGCCATGCCGCGCCCGGATAATTGCGCTACGGAGCGCAAGAACAAAAACGGCGATGCGGATTTGAGCGCCGACGGCCCAGACACTGTTCGCACAGACAGGAACGGCAAGAAATATTATGCCCTGGTCAACCGGGATGATCATCTCAGCGGCGAGGGAATGAACAGATGTCCTGACGCGCAAGTGATTCCGCTGACCGCGGATTCCGATGCATTGCTTGATTCGATCGACGACTTCCGGGCCGGTGGTTTTACAGCCGGCGCGATCGCCATTCAGTGGACCTATTATATGCTGTCGCCGCAATGGCGCGCCGCAATCAAGAATGCCGGCCTCGGCAACGGCGCTTCGAACGCCGATCCGAAGAAGATTGCCAAGGTCGCAATCCTGATGACCGATGGCCAGTTCAATACGGCCTTCGCGGGTGCCGCCGGGAGCTACAACGGCCAGGGTAACCTTGCGCGCGGCAATGCTGAAACGCTGTGCGACAACATGAAAAATGACGGCATCGAGATCTTCACCATCGGCTTCGACCTGAACGATAAGGACATGTCGGCAACCGAGCGGGACCAGGCAAAGGCGGTGCTAAAGGATTGTTCGTCGAAAGACGCCTCCGCCACAGAGAGACATTATTTCGAGGTGTCCACCGGAGCAGAATTGGACGGTGCCTTTCAGGAAATCATCCGCAACACCGAAAAGGTCATACTGACCCAATAA
- a CDS encoding MOSC domain-containing protein: MREDAALGTVTQLWRYPASSLAGERQDAILVGTDSIEGDRMFGLVDISDNEIARPDRDAKWHKVPRIRTRLSRSGELEIAIPDGDWLAAPGAECDRAVSAYLGFGASIRPFRRENAAGYAGPLTAERYRKAPIHLLTTASLSRLEALHPQGAADPRRFRPNIVVDMAPVDGSFPETEWIGRKLAIGDLVLTISEPCRRCGFTIIAQDGFDNDPGILRNLVRHNAHNLGVYCTVDQPGRVEIGAPMRFV, translated from the coding sequence GTTGTGGCGCTATCCGGCGAGTTCGCTCGCCGGCGAGCGCCAGGACGCCATCCTGGTCGGCACCGACAGCATCGAGGGCGACCGTATGTTCGGCCTCGTCGATATCTCGGACAATGAAATCGCCCGGCCCGACCGTGACGCCAAATGGCACAAGGTGCCGCGCATCCGGACCCGGTTGAGCCGTAGCGGCGAATTGGAAATCGCCATCCCCGATGGCGACTGGCTCGCCGCACCCGGCGCCGAATGCGACCGCGCCGTGTCGGCCTATCTCGGCTTCGGCGCCTCGATCCGGCCGTTCCGCAGGGAGAATGCGGCAGGCTATGCCGGTCCGCTGACCGCGGAACGCTACCGCAAGGCGCCGATCCATCTCCTGACCACGGCATCCCTGTCGCGGCTGGAGGCGCTGCATCCGCAAGGCGCCGCCGATCCCCGCCGCTTCCGCCCCAACATCGTCGTCGACATGGCTCCGGTCGACGGCTCGTTTCCCGAAACGGAATGGATCGGCCGCAAGCTCGCCATCGGCGACCTCGTCCTGACCATCTCCGAGCCGTGCCGCCGCTGCGGCTTCACCATCATTGCCCAGGACGGTTTCGACAATGATCCGGGGATCCTGCGCAACCTGGTTCGCCACAACGCCCACAATCTCGGCGTCTACTGCACCGTCGACCAGCCCGGCCGTGTCGAGATCGGCGCGCCGATGCGGTTCGTCTGA
- a CDS encoding SAM-dependent methyltransferase: MDATERAARIVRTVVEAVKPGFAVRLWTGERIGPATGPVLVINDHDIVWQIVRRPSLSTLIEMWISKAVDIEDGSLFDFYALPSTGKLRSKLKALPKWALLRDLPAVLFSRKQMASRVDLAGRNPFVSGSSKEAIQHHYDISNAFYRLFLDERMVYSCGYFQDFANGIDEAQVDKLDHICRKLRLKPGERLLDIGCGWGAMLIHAAKNYGVVGHGVSLSQAQTSLARERIRAEGLEDRITIEIKSYAELTGTFDKISSIGMFEHLGLANHVAYFSAVHRLLKPGGIYLHHAITRRSKGDIKKTLRKGPEYKALIKYIFPGGELDTIGMTLGNLEAHGFLVYDVENLREHYARTCRLWAERLQARFGEAIAEVGEAKARLWLLYLSGCSITFERASAQIFQTVATKRARGPSGLPPTRADLYR; the protein is encoded by the coding sequence ATGGACGCCACCGAAAGAGCTGCGCGCATCGTTCGAACGGTAGTCGAGGCGGTGAAGCCCGGCTTCGCGGTCAGGCTGTGGACCGGCGAGCGGATCGGCCCCGCCACCGGCCCCGTGCTGGTCATCAACGACCACGACATTGTCTGGCAGATCGTTCGCCGACCCTCCCTGTCGACCCTCATCGAGATGTGGATTTCCAAGGCAGTCGACATCGAGGATGGATCGCTGTTCGATTTCTACGCCCTGCCTTCAACGGGCAAGCTGCGCTCGAAGCTGAAGGCATTGCCGAAATGGGCGCTTCTGCGTGACTTGCCGGCGGTGCTGTTTTCGAGAAAGCAGATGGCGTCGCGGGTCGATCTCGCTGGTCGCAACCCGTTCGTCAGCGGCTCCAGCAAGGAGGCGATCCAGCATCACTATGATATCTCGAATGCCTTCTACCGGCTCTTTCTCGACGAGCGCATGGTCTATAGCTGCGGGTATTTCCAGGATTTCGCAAACGGCATCGACGAGGCGCAGGTCGACAAGCTCGACCATATCTGCCGCAAGCTTCGGCTGAAACCCGGTGAAAGATTGCTCGACATCGGCTGCGGCTGGGGCGCGATGCTGATCCACGCCGCGAAAAATTACGGTGTCGTCGGACACGGCGTCTCGCTGTCGCAAGCCCAGACCTCACTAGCCCGCGAGCGCATTCGCGCCGAGGGTCTGGAGGACAGGATCACCATCGAGATAAAGTCCTACGCAGAGCTCACCGGCACCTTCGACAAGATATCGTCCATCGGTATGTTCGAGCATCTGGGCCTGGCAAACCATGTCGCCTACTTCTCCGCTGTCCATCGGCTGCTGAAACCGGGCGGCATCTATCTGCATCACGCCATCACGAGGCGCAGCAAAGGCGACATCAAGAAGACCCTGCGCAAGGGGCCGGAATACAAGGCGCTGATCAAATACATCTTCCCGGGTGGCGAGCTCGACACGATCGGCATGACGCTAGGCAATCTCGAAGCACACGGCTTCCTCGTCTACGATGTCGAGAATTTGCGCGAGCACTATGCCCGCACCTGCAGGCTTTGGGCCGAGCGTCTGCAGGCGCGGTTCGGCGAGGCGATCGCCGAGGTCGGCGAAGCCAAGGCGCGGCTGTGGCTGCTTTACCTGAGCGGCTGCTCCATCACCTTCGAACGCGCCTCGGCGCAGATATTCCAGACCGTCGCCACCAAACGCGCGCGAGGCCCGAGCGGCCTGCCACCGACACGGGCGGACCTTTATCGATAG